In the Ramlibacter tataouinensis TTB310 genome, one interval contains:
- the selD gene encoding selenide, water dikinase SelD, whose amino-acid sequence MNAPLNPAHAIAEPRLTSLSHGGGCGCKIAPGVLAEILKGTARMPLPPELLVGIETADDAAVYKLNDEQALIATTDFFMPIVDDPFDFGRIAATNAISDVYAMGGKPILALALVGMPISVLSTATIGRILEGGESVCRAAGIPIAGGHTIDSVEPIYGLVALGLVHPRRVKRNADARAGDLLVLGKPLGVGVLSAALKKEALDAAGYARMIATTTQLNTPGPELAELPGVHALTDVTGFGLAGHALELARGAGLQAQLDWSQVPLLPGVAELAGRGFVTGASGRNWAGYGAEVSLPSGFGDAPQALLTDPQTSGGLLVSCTPQSVDQVLAVFRRHGFEAAAVVGRMESGSGARLQVR is encoded by the coding sequence ATGAACGCCCCCTTGAACCCCGCCCATGCCATCGCCGAGCCGCGTCTGACCTCGCTGTCGCATGGTGGCGGCTGCGGCTGCAAGATCGCGCCGGGCGTGCTGGCCGAGATCCTCAAGGGCACGGCGCGCATGCCGCTGCCGCCCGAGCTGCTGGTGGGCATCGAGACCGCCGACGACGCCGCCGTCTACAAGCTCAACGACGAACAGGCCCTGATCGCCACCACCGACTTCTTCATGCCCATCGTGGACGACCCGTTCGACTTCGGGCGCATCGCGGCCACCAACGCCATCTCGGACGTGTACGCCATGGGCGGCAAGCCCATCCTGGCGCTGGCCCTGGTGGGCATGCCGATCAGCGTGCTGTCCACCGCCACCATCGGACGCATCCTGGAAGGCGGCGAGTCGGTGTGCCGCGCCGCTGGCATCCCGATCGCCGGCGGCCACACCATCGACTCGGTGGAGCCGATCTACGGGCTGGTGGCACTGGGTCTGGTCCATCCCAGGCGCGTCAAGCGCAATGCCGACGCCCGGGCCGGCGACCTGCTGGTGCTGGGCAAGCCGCTGGGCGTGGGCGTGCTGTCGGCGGCCCTGAAGAAAGAGGCGCTGGATGCGGCCGGCTATGCCCGCATGATCGCCACCACCACCCAGCTGAACACGCCCGGACCCGAGCTGGCCGAGCTGCCCGGCGTGCATGCCCTGACCGACGTGACCGGCTTCGGCCTGGCCGGGCATGCGCTGGAGCTGGCGCGCGGCGCCGGGCTGCAGGCGCAGCTGGACTGGTCCCAGGTGCCGCTGCTGCCGGGCGTGGCCGAGCTGGCCGGCCGCGGCTTCGTCACCGGAGCCTCCGGCCGCAACTGGGCCGGCTATGGCGCCGAGGTGTCGCTGCCCAGCGGCTTCGGCGACGCCCCGCAGGCGCTGCTGACCGACCCGCAGACCAGCGGCGGCCTGCTGGTGTCGTGCACGCCGCAATCGGTGGACCAGGTACTGGCGGTGTTCCGCCGACACGGCTTCGAGGCCGCCGCCGTGGTCGGGCGCATGGAATCCGGCTCCGGCGCGCGCCTGCAGGTGCGCTGA
- the cutA gene encoding divalent-cation tolerance protein CutA, producing MSDGQEQPEVLSLVTTLPSQADAQRLAQALLSRRLAACVQVEPGLLSHYRWEGRECADAEARVTLKTLPQCLDALLAFLAEHHPYELPQLLWQRMASTPAYAAWVRGCVEVPAGEKAPGT from the coding sequence ATGTCCGATGGTCAAGAACAACCCGAGGTCCTGAGCCTGGTGACCACCCTGCCCAGCCAGGCCGATGCCCAGCGCCTGGCGCAGGCGCTGCTCTCGCGGCGGCTGGCGGCCTGCGTGCAGGTCGAGCCCGGGCTGCTGTCGCACTACCGCTGGGAGGGCAGGGAATGCGCCGACGCGGAAGCGCGGGTCACGCTCAAGACGCTGCCGCAGTGCCTGGATGCCCTGCTGGCCTTCCTGGCCGAGCACCACCCTTACGAGTTGCCGCAGCTTTTGTGGCAGCGCATGGCCTCCACCCCGGCCTATGCGGCCTGGGTGCGCGGGTGCGTGGAGGTGCCGGCAGGCGAGAAGGCGCCCGGTACCTGA
- a CDS encoding Mpo1 family 2-hydroxy fatty acid dioxygenase codes for MSTLADSESPGGGASARRVDRLLAHYAESHRHPRNEAIHFVAIPLIMLSLVGLLFAAHPWVAYAFVAASLVYYARLSLVFLLSMTLLSALALGLVHAMGPWVLPLSAGIFVAAWIAQFIGHKIEGRKPSFFEDLQYLWVGPLFVLSKLFERLGLRW; via the coding sequence ATGAGCACCCTGGCCGATTCCGAGAGCCCTGGCGGCGGCGCGTCGGCGCGCCGCGTGGACCGGCTGCTGGCCCACTACGCCGAGAGCCACCGCCACCCGCGCAACGAGGCCATCCACTTCGTCGCCATCCCCTTGATCATGCTCAGCCTGGTGGGCCTGCTGTTCGCCGCCCATCCCTGGGTGGCCTATGCCTTCGTCGCCGCCAGCCTGGTTTATTACGCCCGGCTGTCGTTGGTCTTCCTGCTGAGCATGACCCTGCTGTCGGCCCTGGCCCTGGGGCTGGTCCATGCCATGGGCCCCTGGGTGCTGCCCCTCTCGGCGGGCATCTTCGTGGCGGCCTGGATCGCCCAGTTCATCGGCCACAAGATCGAAGGCAGGAAGCCGTCGTTCTTCGAGGACCTGCAGTACCTGTGGGTGGGGCCTTTGTTCGTGCTCAGCAAGCTGTTCGAACGGCTGGGCTTGCGCTGGTAG
- the rpoH gene encoding RNA polymerase sigma factor RpoH → MSPSLGASGTGLAVANPWALVPSLGNLDAYISAVNRLPMLSPEEEQTYARKLRDHNDLEAAGKLVLSHLRLVVSVSRKYLGYGLPHGDLIQEGNIGLMKAVKRFDPDQGVRLVSYALHWIKAEIHEYILKNWRMVKVATTKAQRKLFFNLRSMKQGFKDEEDAQTHRETLTDAQIEVMARELNVKREEVIEMETRMAGGDVLLDPAPGDDGEEAFGPIAYLSDASHEPTAVLAAQERDVMATDGIAAALEQLDARSRRIVEERWLKVNDDGSGGMTLHELAAEYGVSAERIRQIESAAMKKMKKALVAYA, encoded by the coding sequence ATGTCCCCCTCACTTGGCGCCTCGGGCACCGGGTTGGCGGTGGCCAACCCCTGGGCCCTGGTTCCCTCGCTGGGCAACCTCGACGCCTACATCTCTGCCGTCAACCGCCTGCCCATGCTCTCCCCCGAGGAAGAGCAGACCTACGCACGCAAGCTGCGCGACCACAACGACCTGGAAGCCGCCGGGAAGCTGGTGCTGTCGCACCTGCGGCTGGTGGTCTCGGTGTCGCGCAAGTACCTGGGCTATGGCCTGCCGCACGGCGATCTGATCCAGGAAGGCAACATCGGCCTGATGAAGGCCGTCAAGCGCTTCGACCCCGACCAGGGCGTGCGCCTGGTCAGCTACGCGCTGCACTGGATCAAGGCCGAGATCCACGAGTACATCCTGAAGAACTGGCGCATGGTCAAGGTGGCCACCACCAAGGCCCAGCGCAAGCTGTTCTTCAACCTGCGTTCCATGAAGCAGGGCTTCAAGGACGAGGAAGACGCGCAGACCCACCGCGAGACGCTGACGGACGCGCAGATCGAGGTGATGGCGCGCGAGCTCAACGTCAAGCGCGAGGAAGTCATCGAGATGGAAACGCGCATGGCCGGCGGCGACGTGCTGCTGGACCCGGCGCCCGGCGACGACGGCGAGGAGGCCTTCGGTCCCATCGCCTACCTGTCGGACGCCAGCCATGAGCCCACCGCCGTGCTGGCGGCGCAGGAGCGCGACGTGATGGCCACCGACGGCATCGCCGCCGCGCTGGAGCAGCTCGATGCGCGCAGCCGCCGCATCGTCGAGGAGCGCTGGCTCAAGGTCAACGACGACGGCTCGGGCGGCATGACGCTGCACGAGCTGGCGGCCGAGTACGGCGTGTCGGCCGAGCGCATCCGCCAGATCGAGTCGGCGGCGATGAAGAAGATGAAGAAGGCCCTGGTGGCTTACGCCTGA
- a CDS encoding Bug family tripartite tricarboxylate transporter substrate binding protein produces MPPTFARRRLLALAAGALATPALAQTPAAAPRSNPAPAWPTKPVKIMVGFPGGSTPDLVARTIAEPLSKALGQPVIVENRPGAGGNIAADMVAKASDQHTIGVMINGNMTIAKLLNPATPYDPIKDLAPISLIGTAPLMLTAPADAPGANAQDWFVQARNAGDKWSYGTPGVGTVGHIGMELLKTKTNINPVHVPYPGNPQVINAMIGGQIQLSLLPPGLAVAQVRAGKLKAIGVTSLGRSPLVPEYPSLDELGITRGFQLEIWTAAAAPASMPRPVVSRLSALIAEIARSPEVRQKLFQQGWQVAGTSAEGLALRIKNDTNLLGGVIAMRGIKAE; encoded by the coding sequence ATGCCCCCTACCTTTGCGCGCCGCCGCCTGCTGGCGCTGGCGGCCGGCGCCCTGGCTACGCCGGCGCTGGCCCAGACCCCTGCCGCCGCGCCCCGGAGCAACCCCGCGCCTGCCTGGCCCACCAAGCCCGTCAAGATCATGGTCGGCTTTCCCGGCGGCTCCACGCCCGACCTGGTGGCCCGCACCATCGCCGAGCCCCTGTCCAAGGCGCTGGGCCAGCCGGTGATCGTGGAGAACCGGCCCGGCGCCGGCGGCAACATCGCCGCCGACATGGTGGCCAAGGCCAGCGACCAGCACACCATCGGCGTGATGATCAACGGCAACATGACCATCGCCAAGCTGCTGAACCCGGCGACGCCCTACGACCCGATCAAGGACCTGGCGCCCATCAGCCTGATCGGCACGGCGCCGCTGATGCTCACCGCGCCGGCCGACGCGCCGGGCGCCAACGCGCAGGACTGGTTCGTGCAGGCGCGCAACGCCGGCGACAAGTGGAGCTACGGCACGCCCGGGGTGGGCACCGTGGGCCACATCGGCATGGAGCTGCTCAAGACCAAGACCAACATCAACCCGGTGCACGTGCCCTATCCGGGCAATCCGCAGGTGATCAACGCCATGATCGGCGGACAGATCCAGCTGTCGCTGCTGCCCCCGGGCCTGGCCGTGGCCCAGGTGCGCGCCGGCAAGCTCAAGGCCATCGGCGTGACCTCTCTGGGCCGCAGCCCGCTGGTGCCCGAGTACCCCAGCCTGGACGAGCTGGGCATCACGCGTGGCTTCCAGCTGGAGATCTGGACCGCTGCGGCCGCGCCGGCCTCCATGCCCCGGCCCGTCGTCAGCCGCCTGTCGGCGCTGATCGCCGAGATCGCCCGCAGCCCCGAAGTGCGCCAGAAGCTTTTCCAGCAGGGCTGGCAGGTGGCCGGCACCTCGGCCGAGGGACTGGCGCTGCGCATCAAGAACGACACCAACCTGCTGGGCGGCGTCATCGCCATGCGCGGCATCAAGGCCGAATAG
- a CDS encoding DNA alkylation repair protein — protein sequence MVQHLLARKGAARVAAIPPEVLEALNDGLLPTVCLTEFLAVDLARLARGVAARIGLDGEAELLADTLAMLPAIKPMKRHALVARALYEMAQPRADRDAIAHALATHPSDIARCWAAQWVQFAAMPLEDKLRSVRRFAADAHFGVREIAWMAVRDEVAGDIDVAVRLLQPWVRDADENIRRFASEATRPRGVWCAQVEALKAEPWRALPLLEPLKADPSRYVQNSVANWLNDASKSQPRWVEALAARWSREAPGPATAYIAKRAVRTLKQAPIRP from the coding sequence ATGGTCCAGCACCTGCTGGCGCGCAAAGGCGCGGCGCGCGTTGCCGCCATCCCGCCCGAGGTGCTGGAAGCCTTGAACGACGGCCTGCTGCCCACGGTCTGCCTGACCGAGTTCCTGGCCGTGGATCTCGCGCGGCTGGCGCGCGGCGTGGCGGCGCGCATCGGCCTGGACGGCGAGGCCGAGCTGCTGGCCGATACGCTGGCCATGCTGCCGGCCATCAAGCCCATGAAGCGCCACGCCCTGGTGGCCCGCGCGCTGTACGAGATGGCGCAGCCGCGCGCCGACCGCGACGCCATCGCCCATGCGCTGGCCACCCACCCCAGCGACATCGCCCGGTGCTGGGCGGCGCAGTGGGTGCAGTTCGCGGCCATGCCCCTGGAGGACAAGCTCAGGTCGGTGCGGCGCTTCGCGGCCGATGCGCATTTCGGCGTGCGCGAGATCGCCTGGATGGCGGTGCGCGACGAGGTGGCGGGCGACATCGACGTGGCGGTGCGCCTGCTGCAGCCCTGGGTGCGGGATGCCGACGAGAACATCCGCCGCTTTGCCAGCGAGGCCACCCGGCCGCGCGGCGTGTGGTGCGCCCAGGTCGAGGCGCTCAAGGCCGAGCCGTGGCGGGCACTGCCGCTGCTGGAGCCGCTCAAGGCCGACCCCAGCCGCTATGTGCAGAACTCGGTGGCGAACTGGCTCAACGACGCGAGCAAGAGCCAGCCGCGGTGGGTGGAGGCGCTGGCCGCACGCTGGTCACGCGAGGCGCCCGGCCCGGCCACCGCCTACATCGCGAAGCGGGCCGTGCGGACGCTGAAGCAAGCGCCTATTCGGCCTTGA
- a CDS encoding SCO family protein, producing the protein MQRRHALTFLAAAAALAACGEAKPQFTSIDITGADYAKDFQLADASGQPRSLKDFQGKAVVVFFGFTQCPDVCPTALAELAEVKRLLGPQGDRLQGIFVTVDPERDTPEVLRAYMANFDPGFVALRPAGPDQLAALAKDFKVYYKKVEGKTPTSYTMDHSAASFVYDPQGRLRLYTRPGTGPQALAGDIRLLLGQQQA; encoded by the coding sequence ATGCAACGCCGACATGCCCTGACCTTCCTGGCCGCCGCCGCGGCGCTGGCCGCCTGCGGCGAAGCCAAGCCGCAGTTCACCTCCATCGACATCACAGGCGCCGACTACGCCAAGGACTTCCAGCTGGCGGACGCCAGCGGCCAGCCGCGCAGCCTGAAGGACTTCCAAGGCAAGGCCGTGGTGGTGTTCTTCGGCTTCACCCAGTGCCCCGACGTGTGCCCGACGGCGCTGGCCGAGCTGGCCGAGGTCAAGCGGCTGCTGGGCCCGCAGGGCGACCGGCTGCAGGGCATCTTCGTCACGGTGGATCCCGAGCGCGACACGCCCGAGGTGCTCAGGGCCTACATGGCCAACTTCGACCCCGGCTTCGTCGCCCTGCGTCCCGCCGGCCCCGACCAGCTGGCCGCCCTGGCCAAGGACTTCAAGGTCTACTACAAGAAGGTGGAAGGCAAGACGCCCACCAGCTACACCATGGACCACTCGGCCGCCAGCTTCGTCTACGACCCGCAGGGCCGGCTGCGGCTGTACACCCGGCCCGGCACCGGCCCGCAGGCGCTGGCCGGCGACATCCGCCTGCTGCTGGGGCAGCAGCAGGCCTGA
- the cyoE gene encoding heme o synthase, with product MTRLAQFYALTKPRVVQLIVFCAVIGMVLAVPGVPRPAELALGAAAALGIWLVAGAAAAFNCLVEKGIDAKMKRTAWRPTAKGELSDTQTLLFAAVLCALGSWLLYRWVNPLTMWLTFATFVGYAVVYTVILKPLTPQNIVIGGASGAMPPVLGWAAMTGEVGPEALILFLIIFLWTPPHFWALALYRVEDYRKSGLPMLPVTHGNEFTRLQIFLYTLVLLAACLMPFAYGMSSWLYLAAALVLSLGFCAYGFRLWREYSDALARRTFRFSLIHLAVLFGALLLDHYLL from the coding sequence ATGACGCGGCTGGCGCAGTTCTACGCCCTGACCAAGCCGCGCGTGGTGCAGCTGATCGTGTTCTGCGCGGTCATCGGCATGGTGCTGGCCGTGCCGGGCGTGCCGCGACCGGCCGAACTCGCGCTGGGCGCCGCCGCGGCCCTGGGCATCTGGCTGGTCGCGGGGGCGGCCGCGGCCTTCAACTGCCTGGTGGAAAAAGGCATAGACGCCAAGATGAAGCGCACCGCCTGGCGGCCCACCGCCAAGGGCGAGCTGTCCGACACGCAGACGCTGCTGTTCGCCGCCGTGCTGTGTGCCCTGGGCTCATGGCTGCTGTACCGCTGGGTGAACCCGCTGACCATGTGGCTCACCTTCGCCACCTTCGTGGGCTACGCCGTGGTCTACACCGTGATCCTCAAGCCGCTGACGCCGCAGAACATCGTGATCGGCGGCGCCTCGGGCGCCATGCCGCCGGTGCTGGGATGGGCGGCGATGACGGGCGAGGTCGGGCCGGAGGCGCTGATCCTGTTCCTGATCATCTTCCTGTGGACGCCGCCGCACTTCTGGGCGCTGGCGCTGTACCGGGTGGAGGATTACCGCAAGTCCGGCCTGCCCATGCTGCCGGTCACGCACGGCAACGAGTTCACCCGGCTGCAGATCTTCCTGTACACGCTGGTGCTGCTGGCCGCCTGCCTGATGCCCTTCGCCTACGGCATGAGCTCCTGGCTGTACCTGGCGGCGGCGCTGGTGCTGAGCCTGGGTTTCTGCGCCTACGGCTTCCGGCTGTGGCGCGAGTACTCCGACGCACTGGCCCGCCGCACCTTCCGCTTCTCGCTGATCCACCTCGCCGTGCTGTTCGGGGCGCTGCTGCTGGACCACTATCTGCTCTGA
- a CDS encoding COX15/CtaA family protein, whose product MDAQPLYDLSPALQLMALGVVVALGPLAWVWLRNRQASAARRLSALTLLTLFLTFDLVLFGAFTRLTDSGLGCPDWPGCYGQASPLGARAEITQAQAAMPTGPVTHGKAWIEMIHRYLASGVGVLILTLAAATWWLRRRGTGEQAAVLNPWWPTATLVWVCLQGAFGALTVTMKLFPAIVTLHLLGGLVLLALLCRQAVSYAQAKDGRAPLALPPALRAGLAAGFALLWLQIALGGWVSTNYAVLACAEFPACQGQWWPPMDFRQGFELWRELGKSGSGEHISFAALTAIHYAHRLAAYLVLAVLALLAWRLHGAGLRHQARWMAGLAALQLATGLSNVVLGWPLLAAVGHTGGAAALVVVFTWAWCESASSPLPLGEGGVRARGARPYPEGEGVRP is encoded by the coding sequence ATGGACGCGCAGCCGCTGTACGACCTGTCGCCCGCGCTGCAGCTGATGGCGCTGGGCGTCGTGGTCGCGCTCGGCCCGCTGGCCTGGGTGTGGCTGCGCAACCGCCAGGCCTCGGCGGCGCGGCGGCTGTCCGCGCTGACCCTGCTGACGCTGTTCCTCACCTTCGACCTGGTGCTGTTCGGCGCCTTCACCCGCCTGACCGACTCGGGCCTGGGCTGCCCCGACTGGCCCGGCTGCTACGGGCAGGCCAGCCCCCTGGGCGCGCGCGCCGAGATCACCCAGGCGCAGGCCGCCATGCCCACCGGCCCGGTGACGCACGGCAAGGCCTGGATCGAGATGATCCACCGCTACCTGGCCAGCGGCGTGGGCGTGCTGATCCTGACGCTGGCCGCGGCCACCTGGTGGCTGCGTAGGCGCGGCACGGGGGAGCAGGCGGCGGTGCTGAACCCGTGGTGGCCGACGGCCACCCTGGTCTGGGTGTGCCTGCAGGGCGCTTTCGGCGCGCTCACCGTGACCATGAAGCTGTTCCCGGCCATCGTCACCCTGCACCTGCTGGGCGGGCTGGTGCTGCTGGCCTTGCTGTGCCGGCAGGCGGTCTCGTACGCGCAGGCGAAGGACGGGCGCGCGCCGCTGGCCTTGCCGCCCGCGCTGCGCGCCGGCCTGGCCGCCGGCTTCGCGCTGCTGTGGCTGCAGATCGCTCTGGGCGGCTGGGTCAGCACCAATTACGCGGTGCTGGCCTGTGCCGAGTTCCCGGCGTGCCAGGGGCAGTGGTGGCCCCCCATGGATTTCCGCCAGGGCTTCGAGCTGTGGCGCGAGCTGGGCAAGAGCGGCTCGGGCGAGCACATCAGCTTCGCGGCGCTGACGGCCATCCACTACGCGCACCGGCTGGCGGCCTACCTGGTGCTGGCCGTGCTGGCGCTGCTGGCCTGGCGGCTGCACGGCGCGGGCTTGCGCCACCAGGCGCGCTGGATGGCCGGCCTGGCGGCGCTGCAGCTGGCCACGGGCCTGTCCAACGTGGTCCTGGGCTGGCCGCTGCTGGCGGCGGTGGGCCACACCGGCGGCGCGGCGGCGCTGGTGGTGGTCTTCACCTGGGCCTGGTGCGAGAGCGCATCTTCCCCTCTCCCTCTGGGCGAAGGCGGGGTGAGGGCCCGGGGGGCGAGACCTTACCCGGAAGGAGAGGGAGTAAGACCATGA
- a CDS encoding SURF1 family protein, translating into MRATRSWLAGLAAASGIAATTALGFWQLGRAQQKLALQASIEERRALAPLVQPRLDAIEDIAPVLHRRIELRGTWVPGRTVFLDNRQMQGRVGFYVATPLRLAGSGDTVLVQRGWAPRDFLDRQRLPAVQTPPGEVVVQGRIAPPPAKLYEFDGAGQGPIRQNLDLAGFRAETGLPLWEAGSVQQLGEASEGLSRDWPAPASGADKNYGYAAQWWAIAGVILILYVWFQFIAPRRRRFPRA; encoded by the coding sequence GTGAGGGCCACACGCTCCTGGCTGGCCGGCCTGGCGGCCGCCTCGGGCATTGCCGCCACCACCGCGCTGGGCTTCTGGCAGCTCGGCCGGGCCCAGCAGAAGCTTGCCCTGCAGGCTTCGATCGAGGAGAGAAGAGCGCTTGCGCCCTTGGTGCAGCCTCGCTTGGATGCTATCGAAGACATAGCGCCCGTGCTGCACCGGCGCATCGAGCTGCGCGGCACCTGGGTGCCCGGGCGCACGGTGTTCCTGGACAACCGGCAGATGCAGGGCCGTGTCGGCTTTTACGTGGCGACACCGCTGCGCCTGGCCGGCAGCGGGGACACCGTGCTGGTGCAGCGCGGCTGGGCGCCGCGCGACTTCCTGGACCGCCAGCGCCTGCCCGCCGTCCAGACCCCGCCCGGGGAGGTGGTGGTGCAGGGGCGCATCGCCCCGCCGCCGGCCAAGCTATACGAATTCGACGGCGCGGGGCAGGGGCCCATCCGGCAGAATCTCGACCTTGCGGGCTTTCGCGCCGAGACCGGCCTGCCGCTGTGGGAGGCGGGCTCGGTGCAGCAGCTGGGCGAGGCGTCCGAAGGCCTGTCGCGCGACTGGCCGGCGCCGGCCAGCGGCGCCGACAAGAACTACGGCTATGCCGCCCAATGGTGGGCCATCGCAGGCGTGATCCTCATCCTCTATGTCTGGTTCCAATTCATCGCCCCCCGGCGCCGGCGGTTCCCGCGTGCTTGA
- a CDS encoding twin transmembrane helix small protein — protein MKYLVLLAFIAIICSLASALFFMMRGGQEGKPKSGHMARALAFRVGFSILLFLCLLGAWKLGYISPTGLPLKG, from the coding sequence ATGAAATACCTCGTGCTGCTGGCCTTCATCGCCATCATCTGCAGCCTGGCCTCGGCCCTGTTCTTCATGATGCGCGGCGGGCAGGAGGGCAAGCCCAAGTCCGGCCACATGGCCCGCGCCCTGGCTTTCCGCGTCGGCTTTTCCATCCTGCTGTTCCTGTGCCTGCTGGGGGCGTGGAAGCTGGGGTACATCAGCCCGACCGGCCTGCCTCTGAAAGGTTAG
- a CDS encoding cytochrome c oxidase subunit 3 — protein sequence MSTSTHGSTPYYYVPQPSRHPAFAAFGLFWVILGAGQWINGIQWGKWSLFFGLAWLFGVLFQWFRDAVRESEGGQYSRKIDLSYRWSMSWFIFSEVMFFGAFFTALWWMRSHSVPSLGGLDNALLWPDFKATWPTVSPGSTASPGGIVEPFQTMGPWPLPTINTALLLTSGVTLTIAHHALVAGKRAKTILWMWITVILGATFMGVQAYEYIHAYRDLNLKLTSGAYGSTFFMLTGFHGFHVLVGMLMLLFITLRLMKGHFTPQRHFGFEGAAWYWHFVDVVWLGLYVLVYWL from the coding sequence ATGAGTACCAGCACCCACGGCAGCACGCCCTACTACTACGTGCCCCAGCCTTCGAGGCACCCGGCTTTCGCGGCCTTCGGCCTGTTCTGGGTGATCCTCGGCGCCGGCCAGTGGATCAACGGGATCCAGTGGGGCAAGTGGTCGCTGTTCTTCGGACTGGCCTGGCTGTTCGGCGTGCTGTTCCAGTGGTTCCGCGACGCGGTGCGCGAGAGCGAGGGCGGGCAGTACAGCCGCAAGATCGACCTGTCCTACCGCTGGAGCATGAGCTGGTTCATCTTCTCGGAGGTGATGTTCTTCGGCGCCTTCTTCACCGCGCTGTGGTGGATGCGCTCGCATTCCGTACCCAGCCTGGGCGGCCTGGACAATGCGTTGCTCTGGCCCGACTTCAAGGCCACCTGGCCCACCGTTTCGCCCGGCAGCACTGCCTCGCCGGGCGGCATCGTCGAGCCCTTCCAGACCATGGGCCCCTGGCCGCTGCCGACCATCAACACCGCGCTGCTGCTGACCTCGGGCGTGACGCTGACCATCGCCCACCACGCCCTGGTGGCGGGCAAGCGCGCCAAGACCATCCTGTGGATGTGGATCACCGTGATCCTGGGCGCGACCTTCATGGGCGTGCAGGCCTACGAGTACATCCACGCCTACCGCGACCTGAACCTCAAGCTCACGTCCGGCGCCTACGGCTCCACCTTCTTCATGTTGACCGGCTTCCACGGCTTCCACGTGCTGGTGGGCATGCTGATGCTGCTGTTCATCACGCTGCGGCTGATGAAGGGCCACTTCACGCCCCAGCGCCACTTCGGCTTCGAGGGCGCCGCCTGGTACTGGCACTTCGTGGACGTGGTGTGGCTGGGGCTGTATGTATTGGTCTATTGGCTGTGA
- a CDS encoding DUF2970 domain-containing protein: MSACTTMPEQQRRGSVLQTVKAVAWAFLGIRKNSAYQEDLGKLNPLHIIVVALVAVALFVGGLIALVNWVVG, encoded by the coding sequence GTGAGCGCCTGCACGACCATGCCCGAGCAGCAGCGCAGAGGGTCCGTGCTCCAGACCGTCAAGGCCGTGGCCTGGGCATTCCTGGGCATCCGCAAGAACAGCGCCTACCAGGAGGACCTGGGCAAGCTCAACCCGTTGCACATCATCGTCGTGGCCCTGGTCGCCGTGGCGCTGTTCGTGGGCGGGCTGATCGCCCTGGTGAACTGGGTGGTCGGCTGA
- a CDS encoding cytochrome c oxidase assembly protein, with product MSIRAQNAKMVGKLLVVAAGMFAFGYALVPIYEHICEALGINVLAVGEKQVPGTSRAAANTQVDTSRLITVEFDANARGPWHFKPAQASVQVHPGQLATVVYEFQNVQNRKMAAQAIPSYAPRNSAAHFNKLECFCFNQYTLEPGEKKEWPVAFVIDPRLPKDVTTITLSYTFFEVGAKVPAEPTATTATPEPRS from the coding sequence ATGAGCATCCGCGCACAGAACGCCAAGATGGTCGGCAAGCTGCTGGTGGTGGCGGCCGGCATGTTCGCCTTCGGCTACGCCCTGGTGCCGATCTACGAGCACATCTGCGAGGCGCTGGGCATCAACGTGCTGGCGGTCGGCGAGAAGCAGGTGCCCGGCACGTCCCGGGCCGCGGCCAACACGCAGGTGGACACCAGCCGGCTGATCACGGTGGAGTTCGACGCCAACGCGCGCGGCCCCTGGCATTTCAAGCCGGCGCAGGCGTCGGTCCAGGTGCATCCCGGCCAGCTGGCCACCGTGGTGTACGAATTCCAGAACGTGCAGAACCGCAAGATGGCGGCCCAGGCCATCCCCAGCTACGCGCCCCGCAACTCGGCCGCGCACTTCAACAAGCTGGAATGCTTCTGCTTCAACCAGTACACGCTGGAGCCGGGCGAGAAGAAGGAATGGCCGGTAGCCTTCGTCATCGATCCCCGGCTGCCCAAGGACGTGACCACCATCACGCTGTCCTACACCTTCTTCGAGGTCGGCGCCAAGGTGCCGGCCGAACCGACGGCGACCACCGCCACCCCGGAGCCGCGCTCGTGA
- a CDS encoding cytochrome oxidase small assembly protein, translating into MSNPDDHRRKKGNLRLALILVSIAAVFFIGFVAKMVLLGK; encoded by the coding sequence GTGAGCAACCCGGACGATCACCGCAGGAAGAAGGGCAACCTGCGCCTGGCGCTGATCCTGGTGTCCATCGCGGCGGTCTTCTTCATCGGCTTCGTCGCCAAGATGGTGCTGCTGGGCAAGTAG